Proteins encoded in a region of the Nitrospiria bacterium genome:
- a CDS encoding diguanylate cyclase: MVDALRWIEQGALAVSGGAVVYFGFLLHREARLDLERLGALFFILAGSFGSFSNLVVLVFRGKPAHLVSAVGQEMFTITTATAVLLFISAVFSLYAKKLLARQAQALETAEAAAMTDATTGIYNHRAFQKQLEDEVMRSRRYNRPVSLLMIDLDHFKTLNDTYGHPVGDAILREVGQLIKQGLRTIDFPARYGGEEFSIILPETSLEGAQVVAERIRNSVLYHLFDLPGGHRAFISISVGIANCPIDARDKDGMIEMADKALYFAKQNGRNRVRLHGDMLKADLEKNQFSLKAILRDSKLSGIRTIGLAIDAKTPFTFGHTDQVVRLAMNFAKFLKLDPEEVESLRVASLLHNIGLMNTPENVLNKPGPLTLEERKIIQAHPMLAEMLLQDAPRLDGVLPAILYHHERWDGNGYPKGLRGEDIPFLARVLAIAEAYHAMISTRPYRRRMAGHEALEELHQCAGKQFDPQLVQSFVQALDKGGD; this comes from the coding sequence ATGGTTGACGCACTCCGATGGATTGAACAAGGGGCGCTGGCCGTGTCGGGAGGCGCCGTTGTTTATTTCGGCTTCCTTCTCCACCGTGAGGCGCGGTTGGATCTGGAGCGGCTCGGCGCTCTGTTCTTCATTCTGGCCGGCAGCTTTGGTTCTTTCTCGAATCTGGTCGTTCTGGTTTTTCGTGGAAAACCGGCCCACCTGGTTTCGGCCGTCGGCCAGGAAATGTTTACGATTACGACGGCGACGGCGGTCCTGTTGTTTATCAGCGCGGTTTTCAGTCTCTATGCCAAGAAGCTCTTGGCTCGGCAAGCGCAAGCTTTGGAGACGGCAGAGGCGGCTGCCATGACGGACGCCACCACCGGAATTTACAACCATCGGGCTTTTCAAAAACAGCTGGAAGATGAAGTCATGCGTTCCCGGCGCTATAACCGGCCGGTTTCGCTTCTCATGATCGATTTGGATCACTTTAAAACCTTGAACGATACCTACGGCCATCCGGTAGGCGATGCGATTCTGCGGGAGGTGGGCCAGCTCATCAAACAAGGACTTCGAACCATCGATTTCCCGGCTCGGTACGGGGGGGAAGAATTCTCGATCATTCTTCCCGAAACGTCATTGGAGGGGGCCCAGGTTGTCGCCGAACGCATTCGCAACAGCGTCCTTTACCATCTCTTCGATCTGCCCGGCGGTCATCGCGCGTTTATTTCGATCAGCGTCGGGATCGCGAATTGTCCCATCGATGCCCGGGACAAAGACGGAATGATTGAAATGGCGGACAAGGCCCTCTATTTTGCCAAGCAGAACGGGCGCAATCGCGTTAGACTCCACGGCGACATGTTGAAGGCTGATCTTGAAAAGAATCAGTTCAGTCTGAAGGCGATTCTCCGGGATTCAAAACTCAGCGGGATCCGAACGATTGGATTGGCCATCGACGCAAAGACGCCGTTTACGTTCGGACATACCGATCAAGTGGTTCGTTTGGCCATGAATTTTGCCAAGTTCCTGAAACTCGACCCCGAGGAGGTCGAGAGCCTCCGGGTCGCAAGTTTACTTCACAATATCGGTCTTATGAATACGCCGGAAAATGTTTTAAACAAGCCGGGTCCTTTGACGTTGGAAGAGCGGAAGATCATCCAGGCCCATCCGATGTTGGCGGAGATGCTGCTCCAGGACGCGCCCCGGTTGGACGGCGTGTTGCCCGCCATTCTTTACCATCACGAGCGATGGGACGGGAATGGTTATCCAAAAGGTTTACGCGGAGAGGACATCCCTTTTCTTGCACGGGTGCTGGCTATTGCCGAAGCCTACCATGCGATGATTTCGACCCGACCGTACCGGAGACGGATGGCCGGTCATGAAGCCCTCGAGGAATTGCATCAATGCGCCGGCAAGCAGTTTGACCCGCAATTGGTGCAATCCTTCGTTCAAGCATTGGATAAAGGGGGTGATTAA
- a CDS encoding TonB-dependent receptor: MRRHLILLGFVCIVSGGTAWADEKPLEQDIALFSAEQEGAVVVSAARYKQVVGEAPASVTIISAREIHQYGWRTLADVLRSVRGFYVSNDRNYSYLGDRGFSRPGDFNTRVLALLNGHVLNDDIYDEFLLGRESGIDLDIVDRIEIVRGPGSALYGTSAFFVVINIVTKEGSDFKGLRASAESGSYNTNKGLLTYGEQYGNGLDLMLHASRTQSGGQTLYFAEYNDGNPAHDSGFAKNSDGESVSSFFGELHYKDFGVQGIYFDRSKEIPTASYFTVFNDGREETVDSRYFLEFKYNPQITPTLGLMARAYDDWYGYKANYPIDYPPLTINKDNTPGRWYGTELQLDWKILAWNRLVAGTEGQYHQVLLRNFDEDPFHSYLNVHDRFQVYSVYLQDEMQLMSDLTLTAGIRHDLYVHYNAQDNKHTTPRAALVYEPLQGSAFKLLYGQAFRVPNGYELLYCGVNYLCNTTLKSEKINTYEGEVEQTLGPHLKGSLSVYRYDIKDLINLTDGGTGTLEYQNIERVWGNGVETELRSKWASGIESYINYTYQIAKDRDTHQELSNSPRHLAKAGQLFPLSIEGGSAGIEEQYVGSRKLVLVDGKVDPYFVTNLTLTFRNPSKNFEVQTSINNLFNARFSDPASNELAPILQIPQDGRNFYVKITAYF; the protein is encoded by the coding sequence ATGAGACGTCATTTGATCCTCTTGGGATTCGTTTGCATCGTATCCGGAGGCACCGCCTGGGCGGATGAGAAACCTCTGGAACAGGATATCGCGCTTTTTAGCGCGGAGCAGGAAGGCGCCGTGGTGGTCTCGGCGGCGCGGTACAAACAGGTGGTGGGCGAAGCCCCGGCTTCCGTCACCATCATTTCAGCCCGAGAAATCCATCAGTATGGTTGGCGGACCCTGGCGGATGTGCTCCGATCCGTGCGCGGTTTTTATGTTTCCAACGACAGAAACTACAGCTACTTGGGGGATCGCGGGTTTTCAAGGCCGGGCGACTTTAATACACGGGTTCTCGCCCTGCTCAACGGCCATGTTCTCAACGATGATATTTACGATGAATTTCTCTTGGGACGGGAATCCGGCATCGACCTGGATATTGTGGACCGGATCGAGATTGTTCGCGGCCCCGGTTCGGCCCTTTACGGCACCAGCGCTTTCTTTGTCGTGATCAATATCGTTACCAAAGAGGGAAGCGACTTTAAAGGCCTGCGGGCCTCGGCCGAGTCGGGAAGTTACAATACCAACAAAGGGCTTCTGACGTACGGCGAACAGTATGGGAACGGGCTCGACCTCATGCTCCATGCTTCCCGCACACAGAGCGGCGGTCAGACCCTTTACTTTGCCGAGTATAACGATGGAAACCCCGCTCACGATTCCGGCTTCGCCAAAAATTCAGACGGGGAGTCCGTCTCTTCCTTCTTCGGAGAACTCCACTACAAAGACTTTGGGGTTCAGGGAATCTACTTTGATCGAAGCAAGGAAATTCCTACGGCTTCTTACTTCACGGTTTTTAACGACGGCCGGGAAGAGACCGTCGACAGCCGATATTTTCTTGAATTCAAATATAATCCCCAGATCACGCCGACGCTGGGATTGATGGCCCGGGCCTACGACGATTGGTATGGCTACAAGGCGAACTATCCCATCGATTATCCTCCGCTGACGATCAATAAGGACAACACGCCGGGCCGATGGTATGGAACGGAACTTCAGTTGGACTGGAAAATCCTGGCATGGAATCGGCTGGTGGCCGGGACCGAGGGTCAATACCATCAGGTTCTGCTCAGAAATTTCGATGAAGATCCGTTTCATTCTTATCTGAACGTCCATGACCGTTTCCAGGTCTATTCGGTTTACTTGCAAGATGAAATGCAATTGATGAGCGACCTGACCTTGACGGCCGGCATCCGGCACGACCTCTACGTTCACTACAACGCCCAGGATAATAAGCACACGACGCCCCGAGCCGCCTTGGTTTACGAGCCCCTGCAGGGCAGCGCGTTCAAACTCCTCTACGGTCAGGCCTTTCGTGTCCCGAACGGTTATGAATTGCTCTATTGCGGAGTAAACTACCTGTGCAACACGACCCTCAAGTCCGAAAAGATCAACACCTATGAAGGAGAAGTTGAACAGACCTTGGGCCCGCATTTGAAAGGCAGCCTGTCGGTCTACCGTTACGATATCAAGGACCTCATTAACCTGACGGATGGGGGGACGGGAACACTCGAGTATCAAAACATCGAACGCGTCTGGGGCAACGGCGTCGAGACGGAGCTTCGGTCGAAATGGGCGTCCGGAATCGAAAGTTATATCAACTATACGTATCAGATCGCCAAAGATCGCGATACTCATCAAGAGCTGAGCAATTCTCCCAGACACCTTGCGAAGGCCGGGCAACTATTCCCTCTTTCCATCGAGGGAGGTTCCGCCGGGATTGAAGAGCAATACGTCGGGAGTCGAAAGTTGGTGTTGGTGGACGGAAAGGTCGATCCCTATTTCGTGACGAATCTTACCCTGACCTTCCGCAATCCCTCCAAAAACTTTGAAGTTCAGACGTCCATCAACAACCTTTTTAATGCGCGTTTCTCGGACCCGGCCTCCAATGAACTCGCGCCGATCCTGCAAATTCCTCAAGACGGTAGGAATTTCTATGTCAAGATCACGGCCTATTTTTAA
- a CDS encoding ABC transporter substrate-binding protein codes for MSRSRPIFNRVFLCLVFWTTTVVLQPAGAFSAQVAVIKSQDLLPYDQAVEGFRRQTQTDVVEYNMRGNADEGAKIVEQVKRLKPAAVLAVGSKAAGLAKAGLPGIPLVYCLVIDPNQYGLQNGNVIGIGLEIPVQSQFKTFITVAPALKRIGVLYDPTKTSGLIRSAEDEARRLKLELVKSEVRTSDEIPGAIQKLLPQIQGLWMVPDSTVITNDSFQFILLETLEKGVPFMAFSDSFVKAGALLALSPDYTAIGKQSSALVDQVIRSGVPDQGKVIYPETARLTINLKTARILGLAIPEEILKTADEVIQ; via the coding sequence ATGTCAAGATCACGGCCTATTTTTAATCGGGTTTTTTTATGCCTGGTGTTCTGGACGACGACCGTCGTCCTGCAGCCGGCTGGCGCCTTTTCGGCGCAGGTGGCCGTGATCAAGAGTCAGGATCTGCTTCCCTACGACCAAGCCGTGGAAGGTTTCCGGCGTCAGACGCAGACGGACGTTGTGGAATACAACATGCGGGGAAACGCCGACGAGGGAGCGAAGATTGTCGAACAGGTAAAACGCCTCAAGCCGGCCGCGGTGTTGGCGGTCGGCTCCAAAGCCGCTGGCTTGGCCAAAGCCGGTCTTCCGGGAATCCCGTTGGTCTACTGTCTTGTCATCGACCCCAATCAGTACGGCCTTCAGAACGGCAATGTCATCGGGATCGGTTTGGAGATTCCGGTCCAGTCCCAGTTCAAAACCTTCATAACGGTGGCGCCTGCTTTGAAACGGATTGGCGTCCTCTACGATCCCACCAAAACCTCCGGATTGATCCGTTCGGCCGAAGATGAAGCGCGCCGTTTGAAGTTGGAACTGGTGAAATCCGAGGTCCGAACGTCGGATGAGATTCCCGGCGCGATCCAAAAACTCTTGCCGCAAATCCAGGGCCTCTGGATGGTGCCGGACAGCACGGTGATCACCAACGATTCGTTTCAATTCATTCTGCTGGAAACCCTGGAGAAGGGCGTTCCCTTTATGGCCTTTTCGGACAGCTTTGTGAAGGCCGGCGCTCTTCTGGCGCTTTCGCCCGATTATACTGCGATCGGCAAGCAATCCTCTGCTCTGGTGGACCAAGTGATTCGAAGCGGGGTCCCGGATCAGGGCAAGGTGATCTACCCGGAAACGGCGCGTCTGACGATCAATTTGAAGACGGCTAGAATCCTCGGATTGGCCATTCCGGAGGAAATCCTCAAGACGGCCGACGAGGTCATCCAATGA
- a CDS encoding response regulator produces the protein MTDLGRTAFSLRMKFTLMIGLMIVMVGLSLGWYSLYSMRREMENELLMRGKSLTLALASTSKFGVIAEDSANLKNIIQGTLDSEQKPTALEYIRIYNAKQTILAEQFREGEEDKSKLSIVQPGEFDEAKTEILVKRVADPKGDDEYPYALLAPIILHKTVNAGIDETTTQLFNLQSGRDQAVLIGYVELGISDAPVRDKGKELVRFYVLLTFGVIAFGILGSSWFVRAILRPVQGMIETAILISRGDLSKSVDVVSGDELGQLARIFNRMTDSLRERDTQLQTQFQALESTHADLRQTTRELEVSKDQLELRVRQRTEELANKNTELQTMMEKAQEADRLKTQFLANMSHELRTPLNAIIGFAQVMLEGIDGQITDVQRKDLTAIYQSGKHLLEMINDILDVAKIEAGQMTLHLEETRLDEIVQSVMASSKGLIKGKEIEVTSEVAKDLPMIRADRVRLRQVLLNLISNAVKFTAKGEVRVKAVRNSKSIRVSVSDTGMGIRQDDVPKLFKEFRQLDASTTRNQGGTGLGLVIVKRFIELHGGRIWVESQFGHGSTFSFTLPLESSTQEVLRTSGARANPSADEPSSADPSEKPQGSIVAVIDDDPLVVSLFRRYLESEPFQVVGVDPTHDIMDRVVRIHPQAIVLDILMKPKSGWNVLQELKENPQTKQIPVVICSILDDSGKGYALGAVDYLVKPVSQEAVLQALNRLGTVRNVAVVDDDPMAIALMQKVLGRQPYRVHAAMGGEEGLALIRNEKPDIVFLDLMMPGMDGFEVLDALHADPATRNIPVAIVTAKDLTPADRERLNGKVITSIQKNVLGEADFMVEVKAALKRLDV, from the coding sequence ATGACGGATCTTGGGCGTACGGCATTCAGTTTAAGGATGAAGTTCACCCTGATGATCGGTTTGATGATCGTCATGGTGGGGCTGTCCCTGGGTTGGTATTCCCTCTACAGCATGCGCCGGGAGATGGAGAACGAGCTTCTGATGAGGGGCAAAAGCCTGACGCTGGCTCTGGCTTCAACCAGCAAGTTCGGCGTGATCGCGGAGGATTCGGCGAACCTGAAGAACATCATCCAGGGGACGCTGGATTCCGAACAGAAACCTACCGCGTTGGAATACATCCGCATCTATAATGCAAAACAGACCATCCTGGCCGAGCAGTTTAGGGAGGGTGAAGAGGATAAATCCAAACTGAGTATCGTCCAACCTGGTGAGTTTGACGAAGCCAAAACGGAGATTTTGGTCAAGCGGGTGGCGGATCCTAAAGGGGATGACGAATATCCCTATGCCCTTTTGGCTCCGATTATATTGCACAAGACGGTCAACGCGGGAATCGATGAAACCACGACGCAGTTGTTCAATCTTCAGAGCGGTCGGGATCAGGCCGTGCTGATTGGATACGTCGAGCTGGGAATTTCCGACGCCCCGGTTCGAGACAAGGGCAAGGAGCTTGTCCGGTTTTATGTCCTCCTGACCTTCGGGGTGATCGCCTTCGGCATTCTCGGTTCGAGTTGGTTTGTGCGTGCGATCCTAAGGCCGGTTCAAGGGATGATCGAAACGGCGATCTTAATTTCCCGCGGCGATCTCAGCAAATCGGTTGATGTGGTTTCCGGGGATGAGCTGGGTCAATTGGCCAGGATTTTCAACCGGATGACGGATTCCTTGCGTGAACGCGACACCCAGCTCCAGACGCAGTTCCAGGCCCTGGAGTCCACGCACGCCGACCTTCGGCAGACCACGAGGGAATTGGAGGTCTCCAAGGATCAATTGGAATTGAGGGTTCGCCAACGGACGGAAGAGTTGGCGAACAAGAACACAGAGCTTCAGACCATGATGGAGAAGGCGCAGGAGGCGGATCGTCTGAAGACCCAGTTCCTCGCCAATATGAGCCATGAGTTGCGCACGCCGTTGAACGCCATCATCGGGTTTGCCCAGGTCATGCTGGAAGGGATTGACGGTCAAATCACGGACGTGCAGCGCAAGGACCTGACCGCCATCTATCAGAGCGGGAAACACCTTCTGGAGATGATCAACGACATTCTGGATGTGGCCAAGATCGAGGCCGGCCAGATGACGCTTCACCTGGAGGAAACCCGGCTCGACGAAATTGTCCAAAGCGTGATGGCCTCGTCCAAGGGACTGATCAAGGGCAAGGAAATCGAGGTGACCAGCGAGGTCGCAAAGGACCTTCCGATGATTCGGGCGGATCGCGTTCGCCTTCGACAGGTCTTGTTGAACCTGATCAGCAATGCGGTCAAATTTACGGCAAAAGGCGAGGTTCGGGTCAAAGCCGTCAGGAATTCGAAATCGATCCGTGTCAGTGTAAGCGACACCGGCATGGGCATCCGTCAAGACGACGTGCCGAAACTATTCAAGGAGTTCCGGCAACTGGACGCCTCCACCACGCGGAATCAGGGCGGGACCGGTCTGGGTCTTGTGATCGTCAAGCGGTTCATCGAACTCCATGGCGGCCGGATCTGGGTGGAGAGTCAGTTCGGCCACGGTTCAACATTTTCATTCACCCTGCCCTTGGAATCGTCCACACAGGAGGTTCTACGGACGAGCGGGGCCCGGGCGAATCCGTCCGCCGATGAACCGTCCTCGGCGGATCCATCGGAGAAGCCGCAAGGATCGATCGTGGCCGTGATCGACGATGATCCGCTGGTGGTCTCCCTATTCCGGCGTTACCTGGAATCCGAACCTTTTCAGGTTGTGGGCGTGGATCCCACCCATGACATCATGGATCGGGTGGTCCGTATCCATCCCCAGGCGATCGTTCTTGATATCTTAATGAAACCGAAAAGCGGGTGGAATGTTTTGCAGGAGCTCAAAGAGAATCCACAAACAAAGCAAATCCCGGTCGTGATCTGTTCCATCCTGGATGACAGCGGAAAAGGGTATGCTCTGGGAGCGGTGGATTACCTGGTCAAACCGGTCAGTCAAGAGGCGGTTCTCCAAGCTCTGAACCGGTTGGGAACGGTTCGCAACGTGGCTGTCGTTGACGACGATCCGATGGCGATTGCATTGATGCAAAAAGTCTTGGGCCGGCAACCGTATCGGGTGCACGCGGCCATGGGCGGAGAGGAGGGGCTGGCCCTGATTCGGAATGAAAAGCCGGACATCGTTTTTCTTGATCTGATGATGCCCGGCATGGACGGATTCGAAGTTCTTGATGCCCTTCACGCGGATCCGGCCACCCGGAATATCCCGGTCGCGATCGTTACGGCCAAAGATCTGACGCCGGCAGACCGGGAGCGCCTAAACGGCAAAGTGATCACGTCCATCCAGAAAAACGTCCTGGGCGAGGCCGATTTTATGGTTGAAGTAAAGGCCGCGCTCAAGCGTTTGGATGTATAA
- a CDS encoding HD domain-containing phosphohydrolase, with protein MESKRKILYVEDNPENVLLIRRVLEAKGYEVLEAENGMTGIAMAEREHPDLILMDINLPDMDGYAAATKIKNTKGLEAIPIVALTANVMKGDRERTLTAGCDGYIAKPIDVSTFAGQVETFLKGLKESVSPEDEKVYLKEHSVRLVEHLEERIRELTEANEQRQRSLDKLEERTKELVLLLEITTTVSSSLNLRELLQTSAQIATERLGVTFCRILLINRQQNHLMVMAAHPRRELDGDFEIGRFCETRESEYLRAVQTASEPLLLRGADIMTKARTPLDRSLFTGGVEDLQSLLICPVSKKSNLLGLLVLGEIRQWERSPFAPGKVRLCDSVARQMAGAIENARLFEEVVLRGNQIKAANLDSIKALASALETKDVETMGHSDRTVEHALLLGRRLGFSENDQEVLQYAAILHDIGKIGIPESILKKPGKLTADEYEVMKQHPVLGAQIIQPVKFLEPVVPLVRADHERWDGKGYPNGLRGEEIPLGARVVALVDAYDAMTFDRVYRKAPGKEYAVNEMQKNAGTQFDPQLVKLFLEILKETP; from the coding sequence ATGGAATCGAAAAGAAAGATCCTTTACGTGGAGGACAATCCGGAGAACGTCCTTTTGATCAGGAGAGTCCTTGAGGCCAAGGGGTATGAGGTGTTGGAAGCCGAAAACGGAATGACCGGGATCGCGATGGCTGAGCGGGAACACCCGGACCTGATTCTGATGGACATCAATCTGCCGGATATGGACGGATACGCCGCGGCCACGAAGATCAAAAACACGAAGGGCCTGGAGGCGATTCCCATCGTGGCCTTGACCGCGAATGTAATGAAGGGCGACCGGGAACGGACACTGACCGCCGGTTGCGACGGCTATATCGCCAAACCGATCGATGTTTCGACGTTCGCGGGTCAAGTCGAAACCTTTTTAAAAGGGCTGAAGGAATCGGTGAGTCCCGAGGATGAAAAAGTTTACTTAAAGGAGCACAGCGTTCGACTGGTTGAACATTTGGAAGAGCGGATCCGGGAGTTAACGGAGGCGAATGAACAACGGCAACGGAGCCTGGACAAGCTCGAAGAACGGACCAAAGAACTGGTTCTGCTCCTGGAAATTACCACGACCGTTTCATCCTCGCTGAACCTCCGGGAGCTGTTGCAGACCTCCGCCCAAATCGCCACGGAGCGGCTGGGAGTTACCTTCTGCCGGATTCTTCTGATCAACCGGCAGCAGAATCATCTGATGGTCATGGCCGCGCATCCGAGGCGGGAGCTCGATGGAGATTTTGAAATCGGCCGTTTCTGTGAAACCCGAGAATCGGAATATCTACGCGCGGTTCAGACGGCCTCGGAACCTCTCTTGCTGCGCGGGGCGGACATTATGACCAAAGCGCGCACCCCGTTGGATCGGTCGCTCTTTACCGGCGGGGTGGAAGATCTGCAGTCCCTTTTAATCTGTCCCGTGAGCAAGAAATCAAATCTTTTAGGCCTTCTGGTTCTGGGAGAGATCCGGCAATGGGAGCGGAGCCCCTTTGCGCCGGGGAAGGTCCGACTGTGCGATTCCGTCGCCCGTCAGATGGCCGGCGCGATTGAGAACGCCAGGCTGTTTGAAGAGGTCGTTTTGAGAGGAAACCAAATAAAGGCGGCCAACCTGGACTCCATCAAGGCGCTGGCCTCGGCCCTGGAAACGAAAGATGTGGAGACCATGGGGCATTCGGATCGCACGGTCGAACACGCGCTGTTGCTCGGCCGGCGGTTGGGGTTTTCAGAGAACGACCAAGAGGTGCTTCAATATGCGGCGATCCTCCATGACATCGGCAAGATCGGGATTCCGGAATCGATCCTAAAGAAGCCGGGCAAATTGACTGCGGACGAATATGAAGTGATGAAGCAGCATCCGGTCCTCGGAGCGCAGATCATTCAACCCGTCAAATTTCTGGAACCGGTTGTTCCGTTGGTCCGGGCGGATCACGAACGGTGGGACGGAAAGGGGTATCCGAACGGGCTGCGAGGCGAGGAGATTCCGTTGGGGGCGCGGGTTGTTGCCCTTGTGGACGCTTACGATGCGATGACATTCGACCGGGTGTACCGAAAGGCCCCCGGCAAGGAATACGCGGTCAACGAAATGCAGAAAAACGCCGGAACCCAGTTTGATCCCCAACTGGTCAAACTGTTTTTGGAAATCCTGAAAGAGACGCCTTAG
- a CDS encoding tetratricopeptide repeat protein: protein MMTRIAWAVLLTAVIGAYPVFADELFDAETAKRHFNTGLELYFKQDYKNAIKEFETATEIDPENANAYYFMGYSYYKLKDMKKAMEVFDQAYDANTKYSPIRKTSTNEPLPGPE from the coding sequence ATGATGACTCGAATCGCTTGGGCCGTACTGTTGACGGCCGTGATCGGCGCCTATCCGGTTTTTGCGGACGAGTTGTTCGACGCGGAAACGGCGAAACGGCATTTCAACACCGGTCTGGAGCTGTACTTCAAGCAGGATTACAAGAACGCGATCAAGGAGTTTGAGACCGCGACCGAGATCGACCCCGAAAACGCCAACGCCTACTATTTTATGGGGTATTCGTATTACAAGCTGAAGGACATGAAGAAAGCCATGGAGGTGTTCGATCAGGCATACGACGCGAACACGAAATACAGTCCCATACGAAAGACCTCAACCAACGAGCCCCTGCCGGGCCCGGAATGA
- a CDS encoding peptidyl-prolyl cis-trans isomerase, translated as MSKRFARIVLSAFLFTVAAQPQLGDAVTVDRIAAIVNGEIITASDLKSAAARARLGLLTLTPDGTPARTPVSEQKVLEQLIDQKLQLQLAQKKGITVEPDEIDKAVQDVKQKNGMANDAALEKALEEEHSSLDQYKKGLKDQIMILKLVNREVKSGVLLSDQDIRAYYEEHPDRFRTPLQYHLHQIFIPLSTPDASPSFDQSVRDAVDRLKKGADFQTLAQQYAAGADRKGDGDLGNLDADQMLPDVHRAIEHLKPGEISEPVKTASGAHIFRLDEILPSKTRPIEEVRPEIQDLLFQERSADLYEKWLKDLRAAGQVEIKY; from the coding sequence ATGAGTAAGCGATTCGCCCGCATCGTCCTTTCGGCCTTTTTGTTCACGGTCGCGGCCCAACCGCAGCTTGGCGACGCGGTGACCGTGGACCGCATCGCGGCCATCGTCAACGGCGAGATCATCACCGCATCCGACCTGAAATCGGCCGCCGCACGGGCGCGCCTCGGTTTACTGACCTTGACGCCCGATGGAACGCCGGCCCGCACGCCGGTTTCCGAACAGAAGGTTCTGGAACAACTGATCGACCAGAAACTCCAATTGCAACTGGCCCAGAAGAAGGGCATCACGGTCGAACCGGATGAAATTGATAAAGCGGTGCAGGACGTGAAACAAAAAAACGGCATGGCCAACGATGCGGCCCTTGAAAAAGCGCTGGAAGAAGAGCATTCCAGTCTCGACCAGTATAAGAAAGGGCTGAAGGATCAAATTATGATCCTCAAACTCGTGAACCGCGAAGTGAAGTCCGGCGTACTTCTGAGCGATCAGGATATCCGCGCATACTACGAGGAACATCCGGACCGGTTTCGGACCCCGTTGCAGTATCATCTTCACCAGATTTTTATCCCCCTTTCAACGCCAGACGCCTCGCCGTCATTCGACCAGAGCGTCCGGGATGCGGTTGACCGACTTAAAAAAGGCGCGGATTTTCAAACCCTGGCCCAGCAATACGCGGCCGGGGCGGACAGGAAAGGCGACGGCGATCTGGGCAACCTCGACGCGGACCAGATGCTGCCGGACGTGCACCGGGCGATCGAGCACTTAAAGCCCGGCGAGATCAGCGAGCCGGTCAAAACGGCCTCGGGGGCCCACATTTTCCGGCTCGATGAGATCCTTCCTTCCAAAACCCGCCCGATCGAGGAAGTCAGGCCGGAAATTCAGGATCTCTTGTTTCAGGAGCGATCGGCCGATTTGTATGAAAAATGGCTTAAAGATCTGCGGGCCGCCGGCCAGGTCGAAATCAAATATTAG
- a CDS encoding peptidyl-prolyl cis-trans isomerase, with protein sequence MTLRLRLHTNPFCLYALVVLCVGCGKTGVLPSSPIVATIDEDNISLEEFRTAFMEAKLEGPIDENSESVKELKRNILNEMIEQRLFLAEAGRLKLEVGPDELQQAIDRIKGDYAPGEFEAMIQSQRTTLDQWKERLRKELLSQKAVNQAVPQTIRISDDEIQNYYREHPKEFVHPNEVRARQIVVANEETAKSLRLQLTQGADFASLAKARSLSPDKEQGGDLGFFTRGEMPEEFDIVFSLGVGKISPIVKTAYGYHLFKVEEQHPERPMSPAEAAERIRAQLTQERREKSFADWVAGLKGKARIRVNDQILYQPLGVGDSAPEPVHE encoded by the coding sequence ATGACCCTGCGCCTGCGGCTCCACACTAACCCGTTCTGTTTATATGCCCTGGTGGTGCTCTGCGTCGGCTGCGGGAAAACCGGCGTTCTCCCTTCGTCGCCGATCGTCGCCACGATTGACGAGGACAACATCAGTCTCGAAGAGTTCAGGACCGCTTTCATGGAAGCCAAGCTCGAGGGCCCGATCGACGAAAACAGCGAATCCGTCAAGGAACTCAAGCGGAACATTCTCAACGAGATGATCGAGCAGCGCCTGTTTCTGGCCGAAGCCGGAAGGCTGAAACTGGAGGTCGGCCCCGATGAGCTCCAACAAGCCATCGACCGAATCAAGGGCGACTACGCGCCCGGAGAGTTTGAGGCCATGATCCAGAGTCAACGAACCACCCTTGACCAATGGAAAGAGCGACTTCGAAAGGAACTCCTCAGCCAGAAGGCCGTCAACCAGGCCGTTCCCCAGACCATTCGGATCTCGGACGACGAAATCCAGAATTACTACCGAGAGCACCCCAAGGAATTCGTGCACCCGAACGAGGTCCGTGCGCGCCAGATCGTCGTGGCCAACGAGGAGACCGCCAAATCGCTTCGCCTCCAACTGACGCAGGGAGCCGACTTCGCATCCCTGGCGAAAGCCCGCTCGCTCAGCCCGGATAAAGAACAGGGCGGCGATCTCGGGTTTTTTACCCGGGGCGAGATGCCGGAGGAATTTGACATCGTCTTCTCCCTGGGGGTCGGAAAGATCAGCCCGATTGTCAAAACCGCATACGGGTATCATCTCTTCAAGGTGGAGGAACAGCATCCGGAGCGACCGATGTCGCCGGCCGAAGCCGCCGAGAGGATTCGAGCCCAACTGACCCAGGAGCGGCGTGAAAAGTCGTTCGCGGACTGGGTCGCCGGTTTAAAAGGAAAGGCCCGTATCAGGGTGAATGACCAGATCCTCTATCAACCGTTGGGCGTAGGGGATTCCGCCCCGGAGCCCGTTCATGAGTAA